A region from the uncultured Sunxiuqinia sp. genome encodes:
- a CDS encoding valine--tRNA ligase, which translates to MEIPSKYNPVEIEDKWYKYWLEQNYFHSEPDDREPYTIVIPPPNVTGVLHMGHMLNNTIQDILVRRARLLGKNACWVPGTDHASIATEAKVVAKLKSEGVGKKDLTRDEFLKHAWDWTDKHGGIILEQLKKLGASCDWERTSFTMDKIRSESVIKVFVDLYNKGLVYRGVRMVNWDPAAKTAVSDEEVIHKEEQSKLYYVRYQIEGEDDYVTIATTRPETILGDTAVCVNPNDERFEHLKGKRVLVPLVERSVPVIMDEYVDMEFGTGCLKITPAHDINDYEIGMRHNLETIDTFNDDGTLSEKARILVGVDRFEARKQIVPMLEKSGNMVKVEDYKNKVGYSERTDVVIEPKLSAQWFLSMEKLATPALDAVESDEVEFHPKKFKNLYRHWMGNVKDWCISRQLWWGHQIPVYYLEDGSFVVAETEEKALAVAKEKTGNPNLTMDNLTQDEDVLDTWASSWLWPISVFDGVAKPDNDEINYYYPTSDLVTGHDIIFFWVARMIMAGYSERDQYPFKNVYFTGMVRDKQGRKMSKSLGNSPDPIELIEKYGADGVRVGMLLCSPAGGDLLFDESLPEQGRNFSAKIWNSFRLVRGWEVADELQQPEHSKLAIEWFNQKLSEQVAIMNDHFDKFRISDALMTIYTTIRDEFSSWLLEVVKPAYQQPIDRKTYEEVIDALDKVLRVLHPFMPFISEEIWQLLRDRHYGESIMVSRWPEVNTIDQTLLTDFESVKEAIAGIRNVRKNNNLPMRDTLELKIQKGDKGYNDQFDSVLVKMGNLSSIELVTEEVKGAASFRVFSSSFFIDLGDLIDVEEELKKLEEELKYTQGFLSSVVKKLSNERFVSGAPEAVVAKEKAKQADAEAKIKVLEEQISNLK; encoded by the coding sequence ATGGAAATTCCAAGCAAGTATAATCCTGTTGAAATAGAAGATAAGTGGTATAAATATTGGCTGGAGCAAAACTATTTTCACTCCGAACCTGACGACCGTGAGCCTTACACTATTGTCATTCCACCACCCAATGTCACTGGTGTGTTGCACATGGGGCACATGCTGAATAATACGATACAGGATATTTTAGTTCGCCGCGCACGTTTGCTGGGAAAAAATGCTTGCTGGGTTCCCGGAACCGACCATGCTTCGATTGCAACTGAGGCCAAAGTGGTTGCCAAACTGAAAAGTGAAGGCGTAGGTAAGAAGGATCTGACCCGTGATGAATTCCTGAAACATGCCTGGGATTGGACCGATAAGCACGGTGGAATTATTCTTGAGCAACTTAAAAAACTAGGTGCTTCCTGCGATTGGGAACGCACGAGTTTTACTATGGATAAGATCCGTTCCGAATCGGTTATCAAGGTGTTTGTTGATTTGTACAACAAAGGATTAGTGTATCGCGGTGTGCGTATGGTTAATTGGGATCCAGCGGCTAAAACTGCCGTTTCGGACGAAGAAGTAATCCATAAAGAAGAGCAATCGAAATTATATTACGTTCGCTATCAAATTGAAGGCGAAGACGACTATGTAACCATTGCAACTACCCGTCCGGAAACTATTTTGGGTGACACAGCTGTTTGTGTGAATCCGAATGATGAACGTTTTGAGCACCTGAAAGGGAAGCGGGTTTTAGTGCCACTGGTCGAACGCAGTGTTCCTGTAATTATGGACGAATACGTTGATATGGAGTTTGGAACCGGCTGTTTGAAAATAACACCGGCGCATGATATTAACGATTACGAAATTGGCATGCGCCACAACCTGGAAACCATCGATACCTTTAATGATGATGGTACGCTAAGCGAAAAAGCTCGAATACTCGTTGGGGTGGATCGTTTTGAAGCCCGAAAGCAAATTGTTCCGATGCTGGAAAAATCGGGGAACATGGTTAAGGTTGAGGACTATAAAAACAAGGTGGGCTATTCGGAACGTACCGATGTGGTTATCGAACCCAAGCTTTCGGCGCAATGGTTTTTATCCATGGAGAAATTGGCCACGCCTGCACTAGACGCGGTGGAGTCTGATGAGGTAGAGTTTCACCCAAAGAAATTTAAAAACTTATACCGCCACTGGATGGGGAATGTAAAAGACTGGTGTATCAGTCGTCAGTTGTGGTGGGGGCATCAAATACCCGTTTACTATTTGGAAGATGGCAGCTTTGTGGTAGCAGAAACTGAAGAAAAAGCACTGGCTGTTGCAAAAGAAAAGACAGGTAATCCAAATCTAACTATGGATAATTTGACTCAGGACGAAGATGTGCTTGACACCTGGGCGTCGTCGTGGTTGTGGCCGATCTCTGTATTTGATGGTGTAGCCAAACCTGACAATGACGAAATAAACTATTATTACCCGACCAGCGATTTGGTAACCGGACACGATATTATTTTCTTTTGGGTAGCACGGATGATTATGGCCGGATATTCAGAGCGAGATCAATACCCGTTTAAAAACGTCTATTTTACAGGTATGGTGCGCGACAAGCAAGGCCGTAAGATGTCGAAGTCATTGGGTAATTCTCCTGATCCGATTGAGCTGATTGAGAAATATGGCGCAGATGGTGTTCGCGTTGGTATGTTGCTATGTTCTCCTGCCGGAGGCGATCTGTTGTTTGACGAAAGTTTGCCGGAGCAAGGCCGGAACTTTTCAGCAAAGATATGGAATTCCTTCCGCTTAGTTCGTGGTTGGGAGGTGGCTGATGAATTGCAACAGCCGGAACATTCAAAGCTGGCTATCGAATGGTTTAACCAAAAACTGAGCGAGCAAGTAGCTATCATGAACGATCACTTTGATAAGTTTCGAATTTCAGATGCGTTGATGACGATTTATACCACCATTCGCGATGAATTTTCATCGTGGTTGTTGGAGGTCGTGAAACCGGCTTACCAGCAGCCAATCGATCGTAAAACTTACGAAGAAGTGATTGATGCATTGGATAAAGTATTGCGAGTGCTGCATCCGTTTATGCCATTTATCTCTGAAGAAATTTGGCAGTTGTTACGCGACCGCCATTATGGCGAAAGTATCATGGTTAGCCGATGGCCAGAGGTCAACACAATCGATCAGACCTTATTGACCGATTTTGAATCGGTGAAAGAAGCTATTGCAGGAATCCGCAATGTGCGGAAAAACAACAATCTGCCAATGAGAGACACATTGGAGTTGAAAATCCAAAAAGGCGATAAAGGATATAATGATCAGTTCGATTCGGTACTTGTTAAAATGGGTAACCTCTCTAGTATCGAATTAGTGACAGAAGAGGTAAAAGGAGCTGCTTCGTTCCGCGTATTTTCATCCAGCTTTTTTATCGATTTGGGTGACTTGATTGATGTGGAAGAAGAACTGAAAAAACTCGAAGAGGAATTAAAGTACACACAAGGCTTTCTAAGTTCGGTTGTGAAAAAGTTGAGTAACGAACGTTTCGTCAGTGGTGCCCCGGAAGCTGTGGTTGCTAAGGAAAAAGCAAAACAGGCGGATGCGGAAGCCAAAATAAAAGTGTTGGAGGAGCAAATTTCGAATTTGAAATAA
- a CDS encoding efflux RND transporter periplasmic adaptor subunit — protein MKNRKIILITLIPVLLIILFFIFQSSDKVDNDIIVPVERGSFEVKIYSSGELESENSENITIPEKMKDRSLRIYELTITDLVEEGTYVDSGDYVGTLDHKAVEEQIKAAQDELDKALTELQDAKIDSNLNLSNQRDAIINAELDLEEKRIVMDESIYESPSVQKKAKMDHDKASRKYEQEKNAYKLKREQEENKVTRRFINYRQINDRLKELDVLYNSLDIYSPKKGLLTYFKQGFGGVTKVGSRVTMWDPVIATIPDMTNLISRTYINEIDISQVKVGLPVKVGVDAFPEKQLAGEVISMANIGQNMLNSDAKVFEVKIKIFDEDPDLRPAMTTSNVIRAKTIKDTLFIPQESVHSNDSLQYVFKEKRGDPVKQIVSLGDANANSILIRDGLNENDHVYLSTPENAEQLDYDGLDVYAKILKEREAQKAAEDQAKAEFEKNSKDPQQPMGATPGMMKNMKVN, from the coding sequence ATGAAAAACAGAAAAATCATTCTGATTACTCTTATTCCTGTTTTACTAATCATTCTATTTTTTATTTTTCAGAGTAGCGACAAGGTTGACAATGACATTATTGTTCCAGTAGAACGCGGCTCATTTGAAGTGAAAATTTACTCATCAGGAGAATTAGAATCTGAAAACTCTGAGAATATTACCATTCCGGAAAAAATGAAAGATCGTAGTCTGCGGATTTATGAATTGACAATTACCGACCTTGTTGAAGAGGGAACTTATGTCGATTCAGGTGACTACGTCGGTACGCTCGACCACAAGGCGGTTGAGGAACAGATTAAAGCAGCTCAAGACGAATTAGATAAAGCACTGACAGAACTTCAGGATGCCAAAATTGATTCGAATCTAAACCTAAGTAATCAGCGAGATGCAATTATTAATGCAGAACTTGATTTAGAAGAAAAGCGCATTGTTATGGATGAGTCAATCTATGAGTCTCCCTCTGTTCAAAAAAAGGCCAAAATGGATCACGACAAGGCATCGCGCAAATACGAGCAAGAAAAAAATGCCTATAAGTTAAAGCGAGAACAAGAAGAAAATAAGGTAACCCGAAGGTTTATTAATTACCGCCAAATTAATGATCGGTTGAAGGAGCTGGATGTTTTATATAATTCGTTAGATATTTATTCACCAAAAAAAGGCTTACTCACTTATTTTAAGCAAGGATTTGGAGGAGTTACTAAAGTGGGATCGCGCGTTACGATGTGGGATCCAGTTATTGCCACAATTCCAGACATGACCAATTTAATTTCACGAACCTACATCAACGAGATTGATATTTCGCAAGTAAAAGTAGGATTGCCGGTAAAGGTTGGGGTTGATGCTTTCCCTGAAAAGCAACTAGCAGGCGAAGTAATATCGATGGCGAATATTGGTCAGAATATGCTAAACAGTGATGCCAAGGTATTTGAAGTAAAAATTAAAATATTTGATGAAGATCCGGATTTGCGACCAGCCATGACCACCAGCAATGTTATTCGGGCTAAAACCATAAAAGACACCTTGTTTATACCACAGGAATCGGTTCATTCAAATGACAGCCTTCAATATGTATTTAAAGAAAAGCGAGGCGATCCGGTTAAGCAGATTGTTTCGCTGGGCGATGCCAACGCGAACTCCATTTTAATTCGCGATGGGTTGAATGAAAATGATCATGTTTATCTTTCAACTCCGGAAAACGCGGAGCAGTTGGACTATGATGGACTTGATGTTTATGCTAAAATATTGAAGGAGAGGGAAGCACAAAAAGCTGCAGAAGATCAAGCAAAAGCTGAATTTGAAAAGAACTCGAAAGATCCTCAACAACCAATGGGTGCGACTCCGGGGATGATGAAGAATATGAAAGTAAACTAA
- a CDS encoding isoamylase early set domain-containing protein, producing the protein MSLKKQVLKSKPVCKVTFRLSKDEVKGAESVVLAGDFNNWDTTSSMKQLKTGDFTTLLELEKGKSYEFRYLVDGEKWINDPEADRFATNEFGEENSVVEAI; encoded by the coding sequence ATGAGTTTAAAGAAACAAGTTTTAAAATCGAAGCCGGTTTGTAAAGTTACTTTCCGGTTGTCAAAAGATGAAGTTAAAGGTGCTGAATCAGTTGTACTAGCAGGTGATTTCAATAACTGGGATACAACCTCCAGCATGAAACAATTAAAAACAGGTGATTTCACGACCCTTCTGGAGCTTGAAAAAGGAAAATCTTATGAGTTCCGTTACCTGGTTGATGGCGAAAAATGGATCAATGATCCTGAAGCTGACCGTTTCGCAACCAATGAGTTTGGTGAAGAAAACTCAGTAGTCGAAGCCATTTAA
- a CDS encoding MFS transporter translates to MQQNNAAFKNNNIYIIFSVTLIAMMGVASITPAFPDIIAHFKINPQQVGGLIVAFTLPGIFLTPVTGTLADRYGRKLILVPSLFLFGIAGISCMFAPSFFWLLVLRFIQGIGASSLSSLNITLVGDLFSGETRTKVMGYNASVLSIGTATYPAVGGAIAVFGWQFIFILPILAIPLGIWIIKGLNNPEPKNKTKLKDYFSRVWKTINQKNVWVILMLSIILFIILYGTYLTYFPLMMKTRFGSESYTIGLMMSLMSVTTAIVSSRLSWISKKITIKQQLIVGSLSYFFSTLLMMIAQNYGMLIVSVMIFGVGHGVIIPSVQNLLVGYASIQERGAFMSVNSMVLRMGQTLGPLIVGIFYSLKGLNAAFGAGSGLALLMFLIIQFVFSASSHK, encoded by the coding sequence ATGCAGCAAAACAACGCAGCTTTTAAAAACAACAATATTTACATCATTTTTAGTGTTACACTAATTGCGATGATGGGGGTTGCCAGCATCACCCCGGCATTTCCCGATATTATTGCTCACTTCAAAATTAATCCTCAACAAGTTGGTGGACTTATTGTAGCCTTTACCCTGCCCGGCATTTTTTTAACCCCTGTTACCGGAACGCTGGCCGACCGCTACGGACGAAAACTAATCCTTGTCCCATCGCTGTTCCTATTTGGGATTGCTGGCATAAGCTGCATGTTTGCCCCTAGTTTCTTCTGGCTTCTAGTTTTACGATTCATTCAGGGAATTGGAGCAAGTTCACTTTCAAGCCTGAATATCACGTTAGTTGGCGATTTATTTTCGGGCGAAACCAGAACCAAGGTGATGGGTTACAATGCGAGTGTATTGAGTATCGGAACGGCGACCTATCCTGCAGTTGGTGGTGCAATAGCTGTATTCGGCTGGCAATTCATTTTTATACTACCAATTCTTGCGATCCCGCTGGGTATATGGATTATTAAAGGACTCAATAACCCGGAACCCAAAAACAAAACCAAACTAAAAGACTACTTTTCACGAGTATGGAAAACTATTAACCAGAAAAATGTTTGGGTTATTTTGATGCTCAGCATAATTCTTTTCATCATTCTTTATGGTACCTATCTCACCTATTTCCCATTAATGATGAAAACCCGCTTTGGATCGGAATCATATACGATCGGTTTAATGATGTCCTTAATGTCGGTTACGACAGCCATTGTTTCATCCAGACTAAGTTGGATAAGTAAAAAAATAACCATCAAGCAACAGCTAATTGTTGGAAGTTTGAGCTACTTTTTTTCGACATTATTAATGATGATTGCGCAAAACTATGGAATGCTGATCGTTTCGGTAATGATATTCGGAGTTGGACATGGAGTAATTATCCCATCAGTTCAAAACCTATTGGTTGGATATGCTTCTATTCAGGAGCGTGGAGCTTTCATGTCGGTTAACTCGATGGTTCTTCGCATGGGGCAAACTTTAGGTCCCTTGATCGTTGGTATTTTCTACTCACTAAAAGGGTTAAACGCAGCGTTTGGAGCCGGATCCGGACTTGCACTTTTAATGTTTTTAATCATCCAGTTTGTATTTTCCGCATCATCCCATAAATAG
- the glmM gene encoding phosphoglucosamine mutase, with protein MTLIKSISGIRGTIGGKPGDGLSPLDVVKYSSAYARWAKDTTGKSKPTIVVGRDARISGAMFESLVCASLSGMGCNVVNIGLATTPTTELAVVKEKADGGIILTASHNPAQWNALKLLNSNGEFLSAVEGAKILDFAEAEDFEFADVYDLGVVREKDYLQSHIDHVLELGLVDVDAIAKANFTVAFDAVNSVGGIAIPALLKAMGVQNIVSINEQPTGHFAHVPEPLPENLIDTCKLVREQNVDVCFVVDPDVDRLSIISEDGSMFNEEYTLVAVADYVLSKGPGNTVSNLSSTRALRDITEKHGGTYTASAVGEVNVVTEMKAANAVIGGEGNGGVIYPASHYGRDALVGIALFLTHLAKSGKTCTELRKTYPNYFISKNKIELTPEIDVDAILVKMKEKYRNEQVNDIDGVKIDFEQEWVHLRKSNTEPIIRIYAESINQQSSVELAERIINEIKDLISK; from the coding sequence ATGACACTTATAAAATCAATTTCAGGAATAAGAGGGACAATTGGAGGAAAGCCCGGCGATGGTTTAAGTCCGCTTGATGTGGTAAAATATAGTTCTGCTTATGCCCGGTGGGCAAAAGACACGACCGGAAAATCGAAGCCGACAATTGTTGTTGGTCGCGATGCGCGGATCTCAGGTGCAATGTTTGAATCGCTTGTTTGCGCTTCTCTCAGTGGTATGGGCTGCAACGTAGTTAATATTGGATTGGCAACCACGCCAACAACCGAGTTAGCTGTTGTGAAAGAAAAGGCCGATGGCGGTATTATTTTAACAGCCAGTCATAACCCAGCACAATGGAATGCCTTGAAGTTGCTCAATAGCAATGGCGAGTTCTTGTCGGCTGTTGAAGGAGCTAAAATTTTAGACTTTGCTGAGGCTGAAGATTTTGAGTTTGCAGACGTTTATGACCTTGGGGTGGTCCGTGAAAAGGATTATCTGCAATCCCACATTGATCATGTTTTGGAGTTGGGATTAGTGGATGTTGATGCCATTGCAAAAGCCAATTTCACCGTCGCCTTTGACGCCGTTAACTCGGTTGGGGGAATCGCAATTCCCGCACTTTTGAAAGCTATGGGAGTGCAAAACATCGTCTCGATAAACGAGCAGCCAACCGGCCATTTTGCGCATGTGCCTGAACCTTTGCCTGAGAATCTGATTGACACCTGCAAACTGGTTCGGGAACAAAATGTTGATGTATGCTTTGTGGTTGATCCTGATGTTGATCGCTTGTCGATTATCAGCGAAGATGGAAGCATGTTTAATGAAGAATATACTTTGGTAGCAGTTGCCGACTATGTTCTGTCAAAAGGACCGGGAAATACAGTTTCCAACTTGTCCTCAACACGTGCATTGCGCGATATTACGGAGAAACACGGAGGCACTTATACAGCATCGGCAGTTGGAGAGGTGAATGTGGTTACAGAGATGAAGGCAGCAAATGCTGTTATTGGCGGCGAAGGAAATGGAGGGGTTATCTATCCTGCCTCGCATTATGGGCGCGATGCCTTGGTTGGAATTGCCTTGTTTTTGACTCATTTGGCTAAGTCTGGTAAAACATGTACTGAACTGCGTAAAACCTATCCGAATTATTTCATTTCTAAAAATAAAATTGAATTGACTCCTGAAATTGATGTTGATGCGATTTTAGTAAAAATGAAAGAAAAATACCGGAACGAGCAAGTAAACGATATTGATGGGGTAAAGATTGATTTTGAACAAGAATGGGTTCACTTGCGTAAATCAAACACCGAACCAATTATTCGGATTTATGCTGAATCAATCAATCAGCAGTCTTCGGTTGAATTGGCTGAACGAATCATTAATGAAATAAAAGACCTGATATCGAAATAG
- a CDS encoding glutamine synthetase family protein yields the protein MPSIQNNPNLLVQYLQKPASDFTKEDLIRYIEEREIEMLNFRYVAEDGKLKTINFMVTTRDELDMVLSSGERVDGSSIFSFLEVNTSDLYIVPRYKTAFLNPFSKIPSVDVLCSFYNAQGEPLESSPENILKKAQKQFFKETNMKLKMMGELEFYIFGDAEEEVERSADGYHCAEPFTMYEELRTEAIKLIAQCGGMVRFGHAENGRFTHQGKHYEQHEIEFAPVNPEDASDQLVVAKWILRMLGVRYNVNVTFIPKISLSQPGSGMHVHFMAEQAGKNMMIENGELTPTSLKMIAGVLEISPALTAFANSTPVSYLRIMPGQKVPNSICWGKQNRSTLIRVPLGWNTNTPLGAILNQQEQEKVDYAFRQTVEYRGSDGSANPYLFCAALIIGFMKGLSDTKSIKKSDEYFCSKNLFTSKSEEAEDENKYTLLPMSCYEAAEKLENFRQFFEADQIFPKSIINHTILQLRSFNDKELSENFKTYGENQDLKELIKEYLHYM from the coding sequence ATGCCATCAATTCAAAATAACCCAAACTTACTGGTTCAGTACCTTCAAAAACCAGCTTCCGATTTTACAAAAGAAGACTTGATCCGGTATATTGAAGAACGCGAAATTGAAATGCTGAATTTTCGTTATGTTGCCGAAGACGGGAAGCTGAAGACCATAAATTTCATGGTTACCACGCGCGACGAGTTGGACATGGTTTTATCATCGGGTGAGCGGGTTGATGGAAGCAGTATTTTTTCATTTCTAGAGGTAAACACTAGCGACCTTTATATTGTGCCTCGTTATAAAACGGCTTTTTTGAATCCGTTTTCAAAGATTCCATCTGTTGATGTCTTGTGTTCGTTTTACAATGCCCAGGGCGAGCCCTTGGAAAGCTCGCCGGAAAATATCTTGAAAAAAGCACAAAAGCAGTTTTTTAAAGAAACCAACATGAAGCTCAAGATGATGGGCGAACTGGAGTTTTACATCTTTGGTGATGCCGAAGAAGAAGTAGAAAGGTCGGCGGATGGTTACCACTGTGCCGAGCCTTTTACGATGTATGAAGAACTGCGGACGGAGGCGATTAAACTGATTGCTCAATGTGGCGGCATGGTTCGCTTTGGACATGCCGAAAATGGACGGTTCACACATCAAGGAAAACATTACGAGCAGCACGAGATTGAATTTGCGCCTGTGAATCCGGAAGATGCGTCAGACCAGTTGGTGGTCGCTAAGTGGATTTTACGCATGTTAGGGGTGAGATACAACGTGAATGTGACTTTTATACCAAAAATATCGTTGAGCCAGCCCGGCAGTGGCATGCACGTGCATTTTATGGCGGAGCAGGCAGGTAAAAATATGATGATTGAAAATGGAGAACTCACACCTACCAGTTTGAAAATGATTGCTGGAGTTTTGGAAATTTCTCCGGCTCTAACGGCTTTTGCCAATTCAACTCCTGTTTCATACTTGCGAATTATGCCGGGACAGAAAGTTCCAAACAGTATCTGTTGGGGAAAACAAAACCGTTCAACCTTAATTCGGGTGCCATTGGGATGGAATACCAATACACCTTTGGGAGCCATTTTAAACCAGCAGGAACAAGAAAAAGTGGATTATGCTTTTCGGCAAACCGTTGAATATCGCGGGTCAGACGGTTCGGCCAATCCATACCTTTTTTGTGCTGCGCTGATTATAGGATTTATGAAAGGCTTATCAGATACGAAATCTATAAAGAAATCAGACGAGTATTTTTGTAGCAAGAACCTTTTCACAAGCAAATCAGAGGAAGCTGAAGACGAAAATAAATATACTCTTTTACCGATGTCATGCTACGAAGCTGCTGAAAAGCTGGAAAACTTTCGTCAATTTTTCGAGGCAGATCAGATATTTCCAAAATCAATTATCAATCATACCATTTTACAATTGCGTTCGTTTAACGATAAAGAACTTAGTGAGAATTTCAAAACCTATGGAGAAAATCAGGATTTGAAAGAATTGATCAAAGAGTACCTGCATTACATGTAA
- a CDS encoding MarC family protein — MLSSIVEFLVMLNPFALFLYLDPIRKDLSHRDFMMVIFKASLISFFVCLVFFFSGDLFFRLIFKIDFESFRIFGGIIIFSYAYFYIVKGQKALIIIKENLDDLASEIALPFMVGAGTISLTILLAHDHSLLIGGGSLTIIFLVNFLVIFALKKFRDSIETKKFKTAFDKNMEVLLRLNGFFIGAIGINMVLLGIKNLFGI; from the coding sequence ATGTTGTCATCAATCGTTGAGTTTCTGGTCATGTTGAATCCTTTCGCCCTGTTTCTTTATCTCGATCCTATTCGGAAAGATTTGTCGCATCGCGATTTCATGATGGTTATTTTTAAAGCAAGCTTGATTTCATTTTTTGTTTGCCTTGTTTTTTTCTTCTCCGGAGATCTGTTTTTTCGTCTGATTTTTAAAATTGACTTTGAATCTTTTCGTATTTTCGGTGGAATAATCATTTTCTCATATGCTTACTTTTATATTGTAAAGGGGCAGAAAGCACTAATTATTATTAAAGAAAACCTAGACGACTTAGCTTCAGAAATAGCTCTGCCTTTCATGGTTGGCGCCGGAACAATCTCTTTAACTATTTTATTGGCTCACGACCATTCCTTGCTGATTGGAGGCGGATCGCTAACTATCATCTTCCTCGTTAATTTTCTGGTTATTTTTGCACTCAAAAAATTTAGAGACTCGATTGAAACAAAGAAATTTAAAACTGCCTTTGATAAAAACATGGAGGTTTTGTTGCGTCTGAATGGATTTTTCATTGGTGCCATTGGCATAAATATGGTACTTCTGGGTATCAAAAACTTATTCGGGATCTAA
- a CDS encoding ABC transporter permease, translating into MWIERYFHDIIIGIEAIFDNRLKSMLTALGIIFGVAAVISMMAIGKGAEQEILEQIKMVGVNNIVVTPTSVSVEGSGSKSGDDSGARRSKFSKGLSLLDAQAISEVIPSVDKVSPVISFNYSAILNGKSNPVVLEGVDESYFELFSIGLQAGEIFSQTQSEMGQPVCLIGDNIKSVFFKQENPVGKSIKCGKIWLKVIGVVEKRDFTTSASDEMGISSSDNKIFVPVQTVLLRFKNRSLIRADEVEKANSKQDGGGMVIVGMGSGSDGGSSNDNDGNLNQLSKIILQVKETEQLSETANIVKRMLYRRHSDMYDFEVTIPELLLKQQQRTKNIFNVVLGAIAGISLIVGGIGIMNIMLASVMERIREIGTRQAIGASQKDIIVQFLSESTLISVFGGIIGIILGVILSQMITAIFDIKTIVSLFSIVIAFGVSAAVGIIFGYLPAKQAAEKDPVESLRY; encoded by the coding sequence ATGTGGATAGAACGTTACTTTCATGATATTATCATCGGAATTGAAGCAATTTTCGATAATCGTTTAAAGTCAATGCTAACTGCCCTGGGAATTATTTTTGGTGTGGCAGCCGTCATTAGTATGATGGCCATTGGTAAGGGAGCAGAGCAAGAGATTCTGGAACAAATAAAGATGGTTGGTGTAAATAATATTGTTGTTACTCCAACTTCAGTTAGTGTTGAAGGCAGTGGATCAAAATCGGGCGATGATTCCGGGGCACGTCGGTCGAAGTTCAGTAAAGGTTTGAGTTTGCTTGATGCGCAAGCAATTTCGGAAGTGATTCCTTCTGTAGATAAAGTAAGCCCGGTTATATCGTTTAATTACTCGGCTATTCTCAATGGTAAGAGCAATCCGGTTGTGTTAGAGGGAGTGGATGAAAGTTATTTCGAACTGTTTAGTATCGGTTTACAGGCGGGAGAAATATTTAGCCAAACACAAAGCGAAATGGGACAGCCCGTTTGTCTTATCGGAGATAATATCAAAAGCGTCTTTTTTAAACAAGAAAACCCTGTTGGAAAGAGTATTAAGTGTGGGAAAATTTGGTTGAAAGTTATTGGGGTGGTTGAAAAGAGGGATTTTACAACTTCTGCTTCCGATGAAATGGGGATTAGTAGCTCTGACAATAAAATTTTCGTGCCCGTTCAAACCGTATTATTGCGATTTAAAAACCGATCGCTTATTCGTGCTGATGAGGTTGAAAAAGCCAATTCGAAGCAAGATGGTGGTGGTATGGTGATAGTTGGAATGGGATCGGGAAGCGATGGAGGTTCGAGCAATGATAATGATGGAAATTTAAATCAGTTAAGCAAGATTATCCTTCAGGTCAAAGAGACTGAACAATTAAGTGAAACTGCCAATATTGTTAAACGAATGTTGTATCGGCGTCACTCCGATATGTATGATTTTGAGGTGACGATCCCTGAGTTACTGCTGAAGCAACAACAACGGACTAAAAATATTTTTAATGTGGTGCTTGGTGCAATTGCCGGTATTTCTCTGATTGTGGGTGGAATTGGAATTATGAATATTATGCTGGCTTCGGTAATGGAACGAATACGCGAGATTGGCACCCGACAGGCTATTGGTGCATCTCAAAAAGACATCATTGTTCAATTTTTATCCGAATCTACTTTAATCAGCGTTTTTGGAGGAATTATTGGAATCATTCTGGGAGTTATCCTCTCCCAAATGATCACCGCTATTTTCGATATCAAAACCATTGTTTCGCTTTTCAGCATTGTTATTGCCTTTGGGGTATCTGCCGCCGTTGGTATCATATTTGGTTACCTTCCTGCGAAACAGGCAGCTGAAAAAGATCCGGTAGAATCACTCCGTTATTAA